The sequence below is a genomic window from Papio anubis isolate 15944 chromosome X, Panubis1.0, whole genome shotgun sequence.
cagactggaatgcaacagtgtaatcttggctcactgcaacctctgcctcccaggttcaagcagttctcctgcttcagcctcctgagtagctgtgattacaggcatgtgccaccatgcccggctaattttatatttttagtagagacggggtatcaccatgttggtcaggctggtttcgaactcttgacctcaggtgatccgcctgctttgacctctcaaagtgcagggattacaggcgtgagacaccacacctggccgcatattctcatttataagtgagagttaAACGAGAACATGTGACACAaaaaggggaacaacagacaccagagattacttgagggtggagggtgggagaaggagaaGATTTAAAAACTGACTACTGGgaactatgcttattacctgggtgacaaaataatttgcaTGCCAAACCCCCAAGACATGCGGTTTACCTGCCTAGGaattggaggctgtagtgagccatgattacaccactacactccagcctgggtgtcagagtaagaccctgtctctaaacaaaaacaaaacaacaacaacaacaaaataatgcaTTTGCCCCTATTTCTGTGGGAGAGATTACTAGAATGGGTTTGCTAGGCCAAAAAGTATGAACATCTTAATTTTAATAGATACtaattgcacatattttttaaattagggcTGAGATATggaatgttgtttaaaaaaatgccattaccggctgggcgtggtggctcatgcctgtaatctcagaactttgggaggccgaggtgggtggatcacctgaggatgagagttctagaccagcctgaccaatgtggtgaaaccctgtttctactaaaaatacaaaaattagctaggtgtggtggcatgcgcctgtagtcccagctgcttgggaggctgagacaggagaattgcttgaacctgggagatggaggctgcagtgagccaagatcacaccactgcactccagcctgggtgacagagtgagactctattagggtgatcttttctaaaaaaaaaatcataagtcaaTCATCTCActaactttatttaaaatgctaaGTATATTTAAGTTATTTGTCAAGCAAAGAACTGGGTTCTTAGAAAATTTCTCATTAACAGCGCTTTTGATGTTGAAAATCCCATGGTTTATTCTGTTTCAGAGCATCttgtgtcaatttttttttttttttatgacggagtctcattctatcacccaggctggagtgcagtggcaccatctcagctcactgcgatctccgcctcccggtttcaagcaagtctcctgcctcagcctccggagtagctgggattacaagcgtgcgccaccaagcccaactaatttttgtattattagtacagacggggttggccaggctggtctcgatctcctgacctcaggtgatccacccgtctcggcctcccaaagtgttgggattataggcgtgaaccactgcacctggccaaaaatgaattttaaaagacagatcggtggctcacacctgtaatcccagcactgtggaaagccgaggcaggtggaacacctgaggtcaggagttcgagaccagcctggccaacatggcgaaaccccgtctctactaaaaacaaaaaaaattaaccggacatagtggcgcatgcctgtaatcctagccactcgggaggctgaggcaggagaatcacttgaaaccgggagacggaggctgcagtgaaccgagatcccgccattgcactccagcctgggcaaaaagagcgaagaaactcggtctcaaaaaaaaaaaaaaaaaaaaaaaaaagacacatcacATCAAATATTTTGTGGAAAGAGAGCTCTGCACTCCTAATTAGAAGACCTgagggccaggtgtagtggctcacgcctgtaatcccagcactttgggaggccgaggcgggtggatcacctgaggtcaggaattcaagaccagcctggccaaccctgtctctactaataatacaaaaattagtcgggagtggtggcgggctcctgtaatcccagctactaaggaggctgaggtagaagaatcgcttgaacctgggaggcagaggttgcactgagccaagatcgcgccattgcactccaacccgggcaacaagagcgaaactccgtctcaaaaaaaaaagagagagacctggATTCCAGTCACACCTCTGCCATtaacttgctgtgtggcctttTGAAATTTCCTTATCCTTTTTAGGCCTGGTTCCTCAGCTGTAGTTCTACTATTCATTAATTCCACTAATATTTACTGACCACTGCGTGCTGGCACTGTGGTTAAGTACTAGAAATACTGGGGTGAATACTAACAGCCAGTACTTTTTAGTAAACGCTTACTCTAGGCCTGAAATTTTGCTAACGGAGTCATATGCACTATCTCATCTAATTTTCTATGAAATAGGCACTACTGTGACATTTTCTGTACTTTAcaaatgagggaactgaggcacagcgAGGTGAAGTAACTTTCCCAGAATATCAAAAGGTGTGGTGAAGACAGGATTGGATTCCAGGCAGTGGGGCTTCAGATCTCATTCCAGTAATCATAAGAAACCCCTGATGCCATAATTGCACGACTATTTCAGTGGCCTGCGTTTTGGTCTCAGCCCAGGAGTACTAGGGGAGTGGGCAATATGAGGGTTCAAGGACGCAGGGGTACATCAGAGAAACCATCAAGAGGTCTGATAACAAGCGACACTGGGAGCAAGAATCTCTCGCTCTCGCAATTTCCAGGCCAGGAAGGTGAAGTAGGAGGTGTCAGCGAGTCGTACGCACGGCCTCCTCTCTGGGCGTCCCGTTGGGTAAAGGGGAGCGTACGGGTCACGTAGGCCTAAAGCGCGTCTCTGAACTCGGTAGGGGGCGGGGAGAAAGGGCACGCAGTGTGCGCGCCGGCCCTTCCGACGCCTGAGCGGGCGGGCAAACGGACGGCTCCGCCCAGCCGCGGGCTCCTTTGCCCCGCCTTCGCGGCGCCCGTTTCCTGGCCCTCCCCACCTTAAGCGAGACCAACGAGAGGACACCGCCTGCGGCTAGAACATCCCGGCCAGGAGCGCAACCGAGTGGCGCGCCAACGTGAGAGGAAACCCGTGCGCGGCTGCGCTTTCCTGCCCCTAAGCCGTTCTAGACGCGGGTGAGTGGCGGGGCCTTGACCCCCACCCCGAGCGCACCCTGACTCCCCTCCGTCTCTTGGGGGAGGCCTGGGCCCCAGCCCTCTCCCAGCATGCTCCACACGGGATGCTTGGGCAGGTGCAGCGGGAGGCTTGTCAGCACAGGAGACCGAGAGCCTTCTTCCTGGGGGCGCTCTCTTGGTCCTTCAGAGGGATCTCTAGGTTACCATGTCCTCCCTCTCACTTTTCTTCCCTATTTCGTCTTCCTTTTCCGTACTTCACCTCAACTACCTTCACCCAAAAAGGTTCCTCTAAAAACCATTGGGGTAGTTTCAGTTTCATTTGTGCTCGTGTGCAGTTTTAAATTTCCTGCTGCACAAAGTATCCTATCATATGCATCCCTACTGTTACATTTTTTgcctctctgatggggaaaaaaatctccttagaataatttttgcaaattattGTGTTTAAAATGTGTAGACTTACTGAGTTTTGATCCCTATTTTTGCAGCCAGGAGTAGGATCGCCATCAGGAAGAATTCTGACACATAACATAATTGAGCAAAGAAACTGTGTGAATTATGTATTGGCCAGAAATAATGAAAACTGCGTGACATGAAATACAAAAATcctatataaattaattttagggTGCACCTgacaaattttttgtttgtttgtttgttttgagacagagtctcgctcttgtcgcccaggctggagtgctgtggcacgatcttggcttactgcaacctccatctcccgggttcaagcgattcagcctcctgagtagctgggattacagtcatatgtcaccatgcccggctaatttttgtatttttagtagagacagggtctcaccatattagccaggctggtcttgaactcctgacctcaggtgatccacccgcctcggcctcccaaagtgttgggattacaggcgtgagccaccgtgcacagccgaCAATTCTAATATTATGCAGCGCTTGTTTTCTGTCACTTCTCTTCTTAGAACTGTGTTTATTGACCAAGTTCTGTGAGTGACAGAGGAAAGCCTTCCTGCCTCTTGCGCCACCCACCACTCAGAAATTACATCTGCCAAACTATTCCACACCTTGTCTTTCTGGTAAAGTCAAAATTCCATTTCCTCTAGAAGAAAACCATAGGAGTGGTTTCCTTGTAACAATATGGTGCTGTTGGGTGCAAAACATCAGTTATGGTCAACAGATCccactttttttccatttgtatgaaaacAAGGATATTCAGTAACCCATTTATCAAACTCTAATATGGTAGAAGCACTATGGCAATTATTCTGTaatggaaaaaaacattaaacTGATTCGAGAAATGTGGTTTCTAATCCACTTCTACCACTGTCTGACTGTGTGACTGAATCAGTTACTTAACGTCTGTGGacttccattttctctctgtaaaatgagagaagtGACTGACATTGGGTAGCTTTCTAAGGCTCCTTTCAACCATAAGAGAAAACGGGGAAATCTAAGTAGCTCAATAGATCGCTTTTTTCTGAAGATGGAGGGAAGACTGGAAAATTCAGCCTTTACTAGAATAAATGGTTaacatacaatttttttgaaCAAGTGTATTTAATATcagcttttaatttcttttatttatttattttttctgagacagagtctcactctgatgccctggctagagtgtcatggtgagatcacagctcactgcagcctccacctcccaagttcaagagattcttgtgcctcagcttcctgagtaactgggattacaggcacccaccaccacgtctggctaattttttgtattttgggtagagagagggtttcaccatgttgcccaggctggtctcgaactcctgagctcaagggttccacccacctcagcctcccaaagtgctgagataacagccatgagccactgcacccagctcttaATTTCTAATTGAAATAAAAGTGTAAAGTTTTCCGTTTTTACTTccccaaagaagaagaaaattcgttttgaggaaataaaaatgtttattaataggCCCCAGATATGTCTATCAATATTCCTTTTTCATCCAAAAAATGCAACTTTTTATTACAGGCTTCTATTACATCAATAGTTGGGATACTGTATTGGAAACCATTTAGTTTTAGGAACAAAAGGGTAAATATTAACTTATATGATGTTATTCTCAAGAAACTTGGTTTAGATTTACTCAAAACACTTAAGGACAGCAGCCATTGGTTAAAGAAAGCACTATGTTGAGAACAGAAATGTCAGCACAATACCATTGGTGATTTGCCATTTATAGGTGGTTTTATCTATTCAATCCAAGGTTTTGGTGTAAAAATCCATTATGTTTTTAGAGGTATTTAAATAATGCAAGCTTGTGATGTGAAATTCTTTAAAGAGAGCGGTGGATGGATAACCTCTGTAACACTGGTTTCAAGGGTTTATTAAATCCCCATAGATGAAGTGCAAAACAAATTCTCCATAGAGGAGTTGTTGCAAAGTTCCAGTTTATACCAAACAGTAATCAGATTCCATTGGAAGCTAAAGATTTTGAGAGTCTTTTGTACTATATGCAACTAACTTGATTTCAAGCTTgggaacctttaaaaaaaaattaagagcaaaACGTAAGTATATAAGGAATACCAAATCAAATTTATAGACTAATCCTTTTCTATTAAGTATTTTAagagtctttttcttctttataggaAAAATGCTTTCTGAAAGCAGCTCCTTTTTGAAGGGTGTGATGCTTGGAAGCATTTTCTGTGCTTTGATCACTATGCTAGGACATATTAGGATTGGTCATGGAAATAGAATGCACCACCATGAGCATCATCACCTACAAGCTCCTAACAAAGAAGATATCTTGAAAATTTCAGAGGATGAGCGCATGGAGCTCAGTAAGAGCTTTCGAGTATACTGTATTATCCTTGTAAAACCCAAAGATGTGAGTCTTTGGGCTGCAGTAAAGGAGACTTGGACCAAACACTGTGACAAAGCAGAGTTCTTCAGTTCTGAAAATGTTAAAGTGTTTGAGTCAATTAATATGGACACAAATGACATGTGGTTAATGATGAGAAAAGCTTACAAATATGCCTTTGATAAGTATAGAGACCAATACAACTGGTTCTTCCTTGCACGCCCCACTACGTTTGCTATCATTGAAAACCTAaagtattttttgttaaaaaaggaTCCATCACAGCCTTTCTATCTAGGCCACACTATAAAATCTGGAGACCTTGAATATGTGGGTATGGAAGGAGGAATTGTCTTAAGTATAGAATCAATGAAAAGACTTAACAGCCTTCTCAATATCCCTGAAAAGTGTCCTGAACAGGGGGGGATGATTTGGAAGATATCTGAAGATAAACAGCTAGCAGTTTGCCTGAAATATGCTGGAGTGTTTGCAGAAAATGCAGAAGATGCTGATGGAAAAGATGTATTTAATACCAAATCTGTTGGGCTTTCTATTAAAGAGGCAATGACTTACCACCCCAACCAGGTAGtagaaggctgttgttcagatatGGCTGTTACTTTTAATGGACTGACTCCAAATCAGATGCATGTGATGATGTATGGGGTATACCGTCTTAGGGCATTTGGGCATATTTTCAATGATGCATTGGTTTTCTTACCTCCAAATGGTTCTGATAATGACTGAGAAGTGGTAGAAAAGCATAATATGATCATTGTATAAGACATGTGTTGTCATTATTTGTAGTAGTAACTACATATCCAATACAgctgtatgtttctttttcttttctaatttggtgGCACTGGTATAACCACACATTAAAGTTAgtagtacatttttaaatgagggtggtatttttctttaaagcacATGAACATTGTAAATGTGTTGGAAAGAAGTGttttaagaataataattttgcaaataaagtatatattaatattatatttatgtgATAAATTCTAAATTATGAACATTAGAAATCTGTGGCACATATTTTTGCTGattggttaaaaaaattttaacaggtCTTTAGCATTCTAAGATATGCAAATGATATCTCTAGTTGTGAATTTGTGATTAAAGTAAAACTTTTAGCTGTGTGTTCCCTTTACTTCTAATACTAATTTATGTTCTAAGCCTCCCCAAGTGCCAATGGATTTGCCTTCTCAAAATATACAACTAAGcaactgaagaaaattaaagtgaaagttgaaaaatatccctaagaaaaaaaactgaaaattacttACAAAATTGAGTAATTTTCCTGGAAGCTAATTTAGTGTCATTCCTCAGAGCATACGCAATTTCAGTGTAACTGTCTGTACTTCAGCATGCAGATACTGACATTGGATTGGTGCCTATGAAGAATGTCATGTCATTTAATTGTGTTGTTTCTCAGTTAATCAAGCTCCCAGCTGCAATTTGGATAAAGATGTGCTCCTGCTGGGTCAGTGAGTTCTGTGGAAATTTGAAGAACTTGTTTTGGCCATCTGGCAATTTCACTTACCTGAGTTGAATctgttctgtattttcttttgttttgtttttttgacacagagtcttgctctgtcgcccagactggagtgcaacggcacaatctcggctcattgcaacctctgcctcctggtttcaagcagttctcctaccttagccttcccagtagctgggattacaggtgcccaccaccacgcccggctgattttttatatttttagtagagatgggatttcgccatgttggccaggctggtctcaaactcctgacctcaggtgatctacccaccttggcctcccaaagttctgagattacaggcataagcctctgTGCCCATCCTGTTCTGGATTTTGTTTCCTTGTTCAAGTTTAGGGATTTTTCCCATATTCACGGCTGTACCATATCTGTTTTCAGTGTGGAGGTCCTAACCTATCTACTTTGCGTTATCATACCTTTTCCCAAATTTCAATGGCTACTCAGAAACTTAATCTAGTGGTAGATGCAATAGCTCCTGTACTGATAAATGTGTGAAATGCTTAGAGCTGACTTGTTCTATAATCCGGCCAGCACATGCTGTAAGTCACCATAGAGTGTTAGAGCATGACATTTTAGAGATCAATATTTCCTGTAACGGGCCTCATGATGGTAATGGTCTCCCACAGCTTTagcaaaccagaaagaaaatttCCTTAAGAAGGCCTTCGGCTTGAAGTTATTGATCCTCAGGGTAGTGTGTAAAACTTtgctttatttctgatttttcttattaAGGGTTTTGGTTAAGATGAAGTGTTATTAGTTTTGAAGAATAACAAAACCCCTTTATGAAGCCCCCTAATATGTGGTCTCAGATGCAGTTACTACAATCAAATCATGTTCA
It includes:
- the C1GALT1C1 gene encoding C1GALT1-specific chaperone 1, with translation MLSESSSFLKGVMLGSIFCALITMLGHIRIGHGNRMHHHEHHHLQAPNKEDILKISEDERMELSKSFRVYCIILVKPKDVSLWAAVKETWTKHCDKAEFFSSENVKVFESINMDTNDMWLMMRKAYKYAFDKYRDQYNWFFLARPTTFAIIENLKYFLLKKDPSQPFYLGHTIKSGDLEYVGMEGGIVLSIESMKRLNSLLNIPEKCPEQGGMIWKISEDKQLAVCLKYAGVFAENAEDADGKDVFNTKSVGLSIKEAMTYHPNQVVEGCCSDMAVTFNGLTPNQMHVMMYGVYRLRAFGHIFNDALVFLPPNGSDND